The genomic segment CATTTTTATTCAAAACATTTTGCTTTGCAATGCGCAGAGGTTATTACAAAGCTATTTTTAATGGATACTGACTATTTTTTTATTTCAGCAGTAATTAAACAGGCTGAAAGCAAAAGTCTAAATAATTTATAATAGAAATATTTTACAAAGATGGCTAACAAAATTCAAACAACTGATCTTAAATTATTCAATTGTTAAATTAAGAGGACTCAGCTCTTCATTAGTCAAAGTTTTTCTTTCCGGATAGTAAATTTATCGATAATATTTCATTATTACTCTGATTTACTTCAAAGTGGTTTTATCAATTAGTATTAATTTTGCATTTTGCCATATTATATTTATCGATAATTATTCATTTCTTCCTGAATTGCCTTAATGTTTAGATATTTAAGCGTTATTATTCCCAATTATTATGGTGCAGAATTGCTTCAGCAATTTTTGCCATCTGTTCTTCATGCCTTAGAGAATTATCAGGGGCAATGGGAGCTGGTAATTGTAGACGATAAGTCTAAAGATGCAAGTATTGAGGTTATTAAAATGTTTTGCCAGAGAGATGAGCGTATTTCTCTTATTGTCCATGAGGTCAACAAGGGGTTTTCTGCTACCTGTAATTCCGGCGCTGCTGCTGCAAGAGGAGAAATAATCTTTTTCCTCAACAATGATGTAGAGCTTAGAGAAGATTTCTTTTCGGGGTTTAATAAATATTTTGACAAACCGGAAACGTTTGCAGTGACGGTTGGCGGGTATAGTTTTATTGACCGCAAACCTCTTGATGGGCTTAAGCTAATTAATTGGAAGAGAGGGTTTCCCAGGGTGACGGAAAATATTTTCCGCGAACAGTTGGATCCTGAAAAAACTGATATGTTTGAATCGGGAGGTGTGCAAGGAGCTTATTTTTTTGCAGATGCAAATAAATTCAGACAGCTCAAAGGTTTTGATGAATTGTTTTCGCCTTATTTATTTGAGGAAACGGACCTTGGATACAGAGCATTAAAACGAGGCTGGAAGATTTACTTTGACCCTGACAGTATTGCTTTTCATAATGTCAGCTCTACGCTCACTAAACAGAGCAGTGATTTTAAACGTACAGTCGACATAAGAAATAAAGTTATTTTTATCTGGAAAAATATAAACACTCCCGGACTTCTGTTTGGAAATGTTATATTCCTGATCATAAAGTTAATCTCTCTTAACCGATTTTACTGGAAAGCTATAATTAAAGTGTTCAGGCTGAAAGATCAGATCCTGGAAAAAAGAAAAGAAGAAGCTAAATATTTTAAAGTCTCAGACAGGACCATTCTTCAAAAATTCTCATCCAAAAATAAAAATGCAGAGTACTCCAAAAGAAATTTCTGAAGTTCCATTCCAGCACCCGATAAAGTTCACTGTAGGTACATTGGTTACAAACAAGCAAGAGTATCAGGTTATGCTTGATTCGTTTGCGAGAGCAGGATTTAATGGGTCAAATACAGAATTTCTTTTCTGTGATAATTCTTCTTCAAACAGATTTGACGCCTATTCCGGTTATAATGAAATCCTAAGTAAAGCAAGAGGACAATATATCATTCTTTGTCACCAGGATATTGAACTTAATTATGATAATATTTCGATACTCGAAGAAAGGATATGTGCTGTTGAATTGCTTGACAAAAACTGGGCCGTACTGGGTAATGCCGGAGGGTTGCATCTTAAAATGGTATTCGAAAGAGTTACTTATCCGGACAAAGAGATCATCAGGGGACCATTTCCATCCAAGGTAAATACATTAGATGAAAACTTCCTGCTGATCAATGCGAGGTCAAGAATTTCATTCAGTGTGGACTTAAAAGGCTATCACTTTTATGGCACTGATATATGTCTTATAGCTCAGGCCATGGGATACTCATGCTGGGTTATAGATTTTAACCTTCTGCACAAGAGCAGCGGTAATATGAATGAAGATTTTTTTGAGAAGAGAACGGCATTTATAGAGAAGTATGCAAAGGCATATCGATGGAGGTATTTAAGAACGACCTGCACAACCTTTTATATCGCTTCGAATGTTGTAGTTGCAAAAATGATCAGCACTTCTTTTTTTAAGTTCCTTTTTAAACTTCCACTTAAAATAAGAAGGAAATTTAAAGGCGATTATCTCTTTGATGAGTAAAACAAAATCTTTCATTATAACAAGCTTCTATTATTTGTGAAAGTGTTAATACCTGTATTTAAGCTATCATAAGTACTGATAAATTCCGCTTGTATTGTAATAATAAGAATGAATTTTTAATCTGATGAGAATATTCTGAAGCCTTATATCTATCAAAACCATCATTCTGTGAATTCCATCAAAATGGACAATATCTTTTAAAGGATGAGGTAAAAGAGATAGAATGATTCTTTATTCTCTATATTTTTGGTATCTGTATAAAAAGGTACAAATGAGTGAAGAGCAGATAGACGGATGTTACTCCTCGAGAATTCTGAATCATTGTAGACTGCAAAGCGTTAATAAGAAATATTGTTCAAGTGCTGGAGATCAATACTACAATAGATATGATAAATACGCATGAACACTGATCTATGAGTATTATGAAGCGTATTCAGCGGAAAGGAGAACTAAAAGCTTAATTCAAAAAATGAATCATGGAATATAGTATCCTTCTGGAGGTAAGCAGAGACAGCGTTAGGATATATTTAAGAATTAATTGATCCCTCATGACAAACCTGGAAAATAGTATCACATCATATTTTGGAGTTATAGCTCCGGAAGATTTAAAAACAATAGTTTCGTTTTTCAAACCGGAGACGATAAAAAAAAATGACTACTTCCTCAAAAGCGGGAAGAGTTGTGATAAGTTGAGTTTTGTACAATCAGGTTTTTTAAGAATTTTTGTTGAAACCGAAAAAAGGGATGTAACACAATGGATTACCACCCAAGGCTATTTTGTAACAGATTTATCTTCATTCGTTTTGGGCTCTCCTTCACGCTGGACAATCCAGGCACTAACAGATACGAAGGTACAATCGATCTACAAGGAGGATTACCAAAACCTTAATATGCTGGTGTCTCAGTGGCCTGTACTTGAAAAACTATTTATTGTACATTGTTTTACCATCATGGAAGATAGGATATTCAGTCACCTTTCTATGACGGCTGAAGAGCGGTACCAGTTTTTCTTTGAGCATAACAGGGAGCTCTTTAATCAGGTTCCTTTGCAGTACATTGCTTCTATGCTTGGTATGACTCCCGAAACGTTTAGCCGGATCCGAAAAAAAATGCAATCCTGATTTTCTTGATATTTATCAAGCCTGAAGTCATGCGAAAACCAGACCTTTGTAGTGTCAGGTTGAACAATATGTTCGGCGCTGTCAATCACAATTGTACATGAAAATTTGAAACATATGGCAAAGGAAATCACAACAGAAATTATTATCAGGTCTACTCCTGATAAGGTATGGTCTATTCTTACCGATTTTGAAAAGTATCCAACCTGGAATCCTTTTATTACATCTTTAACTGGTAAGATTGAAACAGGAAAAAAAATCAAGGTAAATATTGTCCCTCCCGGTGGTCCTGCTATGACTTTTAAGCCCACCATACTTAAGAATGTTCCAAGGAAAGAATTAGCCTGGCTGGGAAGTGTGTTCGTAAAAGGATTGTTTGATGGGGAGCATCGTTTTGAATTGACCGATAATGAAGATGGTACAGTAAGATTTGTACAAAGAGAGCGATTCGAGGGTGTCTTTGTATGGATGTTTAATCCTCAAAAAACGAAAGATGGTTTTGAATTAATGAATCGGAAGTTAAAGGCCCTGGCAGAGAAGTAGGACAACATAAATAATGCAGGTTATGGACGGAAATTTTAATAGATTTTGAATAAAATAGCCCAAAATATACAATGCTTGAATAGAGTTTTTAAAAGCCAGTTGATTTAGAAACTGGCTTTTTCGATTCTTTTTTTTTGAAATTAAATCATGCTCACATAAGTCCAACAATAATGTCACTTTTTGTCTTTTTATCTGACTAATTTTTTAATTCGACTATTTATTAATTCTCCCTTACTTTAATAATACATGGAGGTGCATGATAAATAACAAATATTAATACACTTCGTAAATGTAGGTTCACAATATTGTTAATCTGAAATTCTGTGTATTGTAAAATATTATTATAAAGTCGGGATAAAGTTTCCCAAATTAGTTCTGGTTTAGCTGGGAAAAATCATAAAACTGTAATTTATATTAGTTTTTATATAGTTGCTACTCAATAATTGTATTAAATTTATCCTTTAAAACTATAACCTTTTTTATATGAATAAACTAAAGCTTTTAGTAGTATTTTTACTAACAATTCAATTGACATCTTTTGGACAAGTTAATTTATCAAAAGATTTTAAGGTAACTGTCAGTCAGCCTTTCCCAGTGATCGATGGGGCAAGTAAGGAATATTTTTCCGACGGAAAAGGCAATGCAATTTCTGTGAAAACAGACGGAGAAAAGGTGTTCATTCAACGTTTTAATGCTAGTACTATGAAAGAAGTAAGCAGAAAAACTTACGAAGATTTTCCTCCATACAATAAAGTACAAAAGGTGATGAAGGTCGGTGATAAATTATTTTATGTATTTAGTTCATTCAACAAAAAAGCCAAGGTAGAAGACCTTTATGCAAGAGAAATAAATATGGCGGAGGGGACTTTTCTTAGTCCTAAATTACTCTTTTCTACCAGCTCGGAAGTAACTGTTAGTTCGTACGTAGATGGTATGCCTGGTTTGTTTGGTGCAGGTGCTATCAGATTTGAAGTGTTAACTTCTTTTGACAATTCAAAAATAATGCTTAGATACAGAACGAAACCTGAAACCAAAAAGGATTCAAAAAGCTATGATATTATCGGGTTTTACGTATTTGACGCAGCTTTTAATAAACAATGGGGTGGTGAAGCCAAAATGCCTTATACAGAAAAGCAAATGAATAACCTTGCTTATGCTGTAAGTAAAGAAGGTAAAGCATTTATGCTTGCAGCAATAAATGAGACAAAGGAATTTCAATTGTTGGCGATCAATAAAGATCTTTCTGTGACACCTCACAAAATAGATATTGACGGTAAGTTATTTTTCCAGGAATTTAAACTTCGTGAAGCTGCTGATGGCAATATAACATGCACTGGCTTCTATGCAAATGGAATGGATGTAACCGTAAACTGGACGGGCTCAGGAGCACTAAGCTTCAATACAAATGGTATTCTGCACTTTAAGATGGACCAGAATGGAAAAGTTCTCGAAAAACATGATTATGAATTCCCGTTAGCTTTGATCAATCAGTTTGAGTCAGGAAGAGCACAGGCTAAAAACGCTAAAAGAGAAGGCGAAGGAAAAGCGGGTATCAATGATGTTAAGATGACGAATCTTGTGCAGGCAGAAGATGGAAGCACAATCATTGTTGGAGAACAACAGTATATCAGGAATGAGTTTGTGGGTACCAAGCAGACAACTGTATACTATTATGCAGATGTTATTGTAACAAAAATCGATGCAAAAGGAAATCTTGTGTGGATGAAAAAGTTACCTAAAACACAGGTAGGAACAGTAGGTAAAGGGGGCATGGGTATCCGTTTCATTAAATCTAAAGATGCTGAATATGTATTATTCCTTGATAATATCAAGAATGCCAACATCGGAAAAGATGATGCTCCTGCTAAACATCAGGATGGAAGAGGCGGATACCTGACAGCATTCAAGATCAATGATGCGACTGGTAACTATGAAAGACACGCTCTTTTCAATATTGAAGACATTAATGGTGTAGAAGCTTATCAATTCAAGACACCTAGAATATTCGATTCTGCTGATAAGACATTTCTTCTGGAAATTTACTTGAAAGGCAAACAGGACGGAATGGTTAAAATGGAATTGTTGAAATAGATATTTGTCATTAAAATGGAAGAAAGGGCAGCTCTGAATCAGTGCTGCCCTTTCTTTTTAAATAGAAATAAAGTTATTCGAAGACTTTGGCTTAGACAATGACTTGAAAACGGATTGAGTAAATTTAGGTGAATAGTAATTAGACAAACTTATTCTAATAAA from the Sporocytophaga myxococcoides genome contains:
- a CDS encoding glycosyltransferase family 2 protein, which encodes MFRYLSVIIPNYYGAELLQQFLPSVLHALENYQGQWELVIVDDKSKDASIEVIKMFCQRDERISLIVHEVNKGFSATCNSGAAAARGEIIFFLNNDVELREDFFSGFNKYFDKPETFAVTVGGYSFIDRKPLDGLKLINWKRGFPRVTENIFREQLDPEKTDMFESGGVQGAYFFADANKFRQLKGFDELFSPYLFEETDLGYRALKRGWKIYFDPDSIAFHNVSSTLTKQSSDFKRTVDIRNKVIFIWKNINTPGLLFGNVIFLIIKLISLNRFYWKAIIKVFRLKDQILEKRKEEAKYFKVSDRTILQKFSSKNKNAEYSKRNF
- a CDS encoding SRPBCC domain-containing protein, translating into MAKEITTEIIIRSTPDKVWSILTDFEKYPTWNPFITSLTGKIETGKKIKVNIVPPGGPAMTFKPTILKNVPRKELAWLGSVFVKGLFDGEHRFELTDNEDGTVRFVQRERFEGVFVWMFNPQKTKDGFELMNRKLKALAEK
- a CDS encoding Crp/Fnr family transcriptional regulator, translating into MTNLENSITSYFGVIAPEDLKTIVSFFKPETIKKNDYFLKSGKSCDKLSFVQSGFLRIFVETEKRDVTQWITTQGYFVTDLSSFVLGSPSRWTIQALTDTKVQSIYKEDYQNLNMLVSQWPVLEKLFIVHCFTIMEDRIFSHLSMTAEERYQFFFEHNRELFNQVPLQYIASMLGMTPETFSRIRKKMQS